One window of Tenacibaculum maritimum NCIMB 2154 genomic DNA carries:
- a CDS encoding translocation/assembly module TamB domain-containing protein, translating to MVLFLLLLVLLLSTPFVQTKLGKIVTERINKDFETNIVVKKLDLSLLGSVRLKEIQIRDHHQDTLIFVNKLTTSLLNVKKILDNKLNLGEASLSDVYFYMKTYKNEDNDNMSIFLDRFEDEESIDSLDTPFILRSKNIDIDNLTFKLFDENKKDPLEFAAYNGGGSVQNFLLKGADVSMKAKEIYFTDNRGIAITNLSTDFSYTKTQMLFSKTTLETKNSKLNGDIIFDYDREDFQYFTDKVKLKATFQESSLSLKDLHKVYKELRGDDVLNFTGNIHGTLNNFSAENINLHSKKGMIVIGNMGFVNALNHQRGFIFDGNLKNVTANYNQLKSGLPNLLGKTLPTEFKRLGNFTLSGIMRVTPQQMDATLNIVSDIGAIVSDLKLTNIETIDDATYDGEVAFKDFDLGIFTNDPILGKISLQADVQGSGFKLDNINTSIIGVVSELVFKGYNYKNLDINGQFQNKKFDGLLNANDPNLKMNFEGLADFSSEINEFDFKAKVERIDLRKTNLFLKDSISVLKGAVTFDVNGNTLDDMVGRAIFKDIVYTNQKKVYPFKKFKILSSVKDSIKTISIDSKDIVEGKLEGKFTFDELLPITQNALGSVYTNYTPYPVAPHQFLDFNFTIYNQIIAVFSSDLSIGDSTKIKGKIKADQNSLKLTFSSPKIEAYENKVEKVLLRMDNKNPLYNTHLTIDRVRNKYYDVSKLNLLNRTENDTLFFKSVFKGGKGQAENFNLDFFYTINKEKKSVVGIQKSTFNFKENKWFVNPLENKENKVTFNLKTKEFELSPFTFISNEQKIEFEGVIKGEKHKKLQAEFTRVKLGSFLPSIDSLALKGVLSGAINFGQDKGIYNPRANLLVENFYINGHAQGDLSLDVKGDNSYEKYDANLTLVNDVAESISAKGTIDFSEVRPVLDMVVFLKKYQINGFGPLGGEVLSKLRGEVSGNFTAKGFLRNPDFKGVLEIENGGLTFPYLNIDFDLKGNTQVKLENQSFIWDNIVLEDTKYKTKGSLSGAITHQNFEQWFLNLKINTDNLLVLDTKEREEVAYYGTGFLKGDAKITGLTSSLTIDVNGSTEPGTVFVIPLSDVKMIDNYKLIHFKSEEKKRVVDKLPVQAVEGLNLNINLNVTKEAQAQVVIDKASGSELKGSGEGSLQIEIDTRGKFNMYGDFIVDNGVYNFKYGGVVNKPFVVQKGGRISWNGDPFEAELDIVALYETKANPAQLLENIQGNRKIPIDLYTKITGGLFSSKQDFDIKIPNANSTIASELEFKLNDNDKNSKMRQFFSLLATGSFFSEDNLGVNASSALAGTTSDLISNILSDVLNSKDAKFKLGVDYTQGDRSEIESLNTDNQVDVSVTTQLSDRVIVNGKVGVPVGANTQTSVVGEVKVEVLLNEQGNFRGTVFNRQNDIQYSTEEEGYTQGVGLSYEVNFNNLSELAKKIGLKKQELLKKKDSLLKKRARLIHFRNKKAVVK from the coding sequence GTGGTGCTTTTTCTTTTGTTGTTGGTATTATTACTTTCTACTCCCTTTGTACAAACTAAGTTAGGGAAGATAGTAACAGAGAGGATAAATAAAGATTTTGAAACGAATATTGTGGTTAAGAAGTTGGATTTGTCTTTGCTAGGAAGTGTTAGATTAAAAGAAATTCAAATAAGAGACCACCATCAAGATACACTTATTTTTGTAAATAAGTTGACAACCTCTTTATTGAATGTAAAGAAAATATTAGACAATAAACTTAATTTAGGAGAAGCCTCATTAAGTGATGTTTATTTTTATATGAAAACATATAAGAACGAAGATAACGATAATATGTCTATTTTCTTAGATCGTTTTGAAGATGAAGAGTCGATAGATAGTTTAGATACTCCGTTTATATTAAGATCAAAGAATATAGATATAGATAATTTAACCTTTAAGCTTTTTGATGAAAATAAGAAAGATCCGTTAGAATTTGCTGCATATAATGGAGGAGGGAGTGTACAAAATTTTTTGCTAAAAGGAGCAGATGTTTCAATGAAGGCGAAAGAAATATATTTTACTGATAATCGCGGAATTGCTATAACAAATTTGAGTACAGATTTTTCATATACGAAAACTCAAATGCTTTTTAGTAAAACAACTCTTGAAACGAAAAACTCAAAATTAAATGGAGACATTATTTTTGATTATGATCGTGAAGATTTTCAATACTTTACAGACAAAGTGAAATTAAAAGCAACATTTCAAGAAAGTAGTTTGTCTTTAAAAGATTTGCACAAAGTCTATAAAGAATTACGAGGAGATGATGTGCTAAACTTTACTGGGAATATTCATGGAACATTAAATAACTTTAGTGCTGAGAATATTAATTTACATTCTAAAAAAGGAATGATTGTTATTGGTAATATGGGATTTGTAAATGCTTTGAATCATCAAAGGGGATTTATTTTTGATGGGAACTTAAAGAATGTAACAGCTAATTACAATCAATTAAAAAGTGGGTTGCCTAATTTGTTAGGAAAGACGTTGCCAACAGAGTTTAAGAGATTAGGGAATTTTACGCTTTCAGGAATCATGAGAGTAACTCCTCAACAAATGGATGCTACACTAAATATTGTTTCAGATATAGGAGCTATTGTTTCAGATTTAAAATTAACCAACATAGAAACAATTGATGATGCTACTTATGATGGAGAAGTAGCTTTTAAAGATTTTGATTTAGGTATTTTTACCAACGACCCTATTTTAGGAAAGATATCGTTGCAAGCAGATGTTCAAGGAAGTGGTTTTAAATTAGATAATATCAATACCTCTATTATAGGAGTTGTTTCCGAATTGGTATTTAAAGGATACAACTATAAAAATTTAGATATTAATGGTCAATTTCAGAATAAAAAATTTGACGGATTATTAAACGCGAATGATCCAAACTTAAAAATGAATTTTGAAGGTTTGGCAGATTTTTCATCTGAAATAAATGAGTTTGATTTTAAAGCAAAAGTAGAAAGGATTGATTTAAGAAAAACAAATTTATTTTTAAAAGATAGTATATCGGTATTGAAGGGAGCGGTCACTTTTGATGTAAACGGAAATACCCTAGACGATATGGTAGGAAGGGCTATTTTTAAAGATATTGTTTATACCAATCAAAAGAAAGTTTATCCTTTTAAAAAATTTAAGATACTATCATCAGTAAAAGATAGCATTAAAACAATTAGCATAGATTCTAAAGATATTGTAGAAGGAAAACTAGAAGGAAAGTTTACGTTTGATGAACTGTTACCTATTACACAAAATGCGTTAGGAAGTGTTTATACAAACTATACGCCATATCCTGTAGCACCACATCAATTTTTAGATTTTAATTTTACTATTTATAATCAAATCATAGCTGTTTTTTCATCAGACCTTTCAATTGGAGATAGTACTAAGATCAAAGGGAAAATAAAAGCAGATCAGAATTCTTTAAAACTTACGTTTTCTTCTCCTAAAATAGAAGCATATGAAAATAAAGTAGAAAAAGTTTTATTGAGAATGGATAATAAGAATCCATTATATAATACTCATTTAACAATTGATAGAGTTCGTAATAAATATTATGATGTATCAAAGTTAAATTTACTGAACAGAACTGAAAATGATACATTATTTTTTAAATCTGTTTTTAAAGGAGGAAAGGGGCAAGCTGAAAATTTTAATTTAGACTTCTTTTATACAATTAATAAGGAGAAGAAATCAGTAGTAGGCATTCAAAAATCTACATTTAATTTTAAAGAAAATAAATGGTTTGTAAATCCATTAGAGAACAAGGAGAACAAAGTAACTTTTAATCTAAAAACGAAGGAGTTTGAGTTGAGTCCGTTTACATTTATTTCTAACGAGCAAAAAATAGAATTTGAAGGAGTAATAAAAGGAGAGAAACATAAAAAATTACAAGCTGAATTTACAAGGGTTAAGTTAGGTTCTTTTTTACCTAGTATAGATAGTTTGGCTTTGAAAGGAGTGTTGAGCGGAGCTATAAATTTTGGTCAAGATAAAGGAATCTATAATCCGAGAGCGAATCTTTTAGTTGAAAATTTTTATATCAATGGGCATGCACAAGGAGATTTGTCATTAGATGTAAAGGGAGATAATTCTTATGAGAAATATGATGCAAATTTAACTTTAGTCAATGATGTGGCAGAGAGTATAAGTGCCAAAGGAACCATAGATTTTTCTGAGGTAAGACCTGTATTAGATATGGTCGTTTTTTTAAAGAAATATCAAATAAATGGGTTCGGACCGTTAGGAGGAGAGGTTTTGTCTAAACTAAGAGGAGAGGTGTCAGGAAATTTTACAGCAAAAGGTTTTCTAAGGAATCCAGATTTTAAAGGAGTTTTAGAAATTGAAAATGGAGGGCTTACATTTCCTTATTTGAATATTGATTTTGACTTGAAAGGAAATACACAGGTTAAGTTAGAAAATCAATCATTTATATGGGATAATATTGTTTTAGAAGATACAAAATATAAAACTAAAGGGAGTTTGAGTGGAGCAATTACTCATCAAAATTTTGAGCAATGGTTTTTAAATCTAAAAATAAATACGGATAACTTATTGGTATTAGATACTAAAGAAAGAGAAGAAGTAGCATATTACGGAACAGGTTTTTTAAAAGGAGATGCCAAAATAACAGGATTAACTAGTAGTTTGACAATAGATGTCAATGGAAGTACAGAACCCGGTACGGTGTTTGTAATTCCTTTAAGCGATGTTAAAATGATTGATAACTATAAGCTCATTCATTTTAAGTCAGAAGAGAAGAAACGAGTAGTAGATAAATTGCCAGTTCAAGCAGTAGAAGGATTAAATTTAAATATCAATTTGAATGTAACTAAAGAAGCGCAGGCACAAGTTGTGATAGATAAAGCTTCAGGAAGTGAACTTAAAGGAAGTGGAGAAGGTAGTTTGCAAATAGAAATAGATACTAGAGGGAAATTTAATATGTATGGTGATTTTATTGTAGATAATGGTGTGTATAATTTTAAATATGGAGGGGTGGTTAATAAACCTTTTGTAGTACAAAAAGGAGGGCGGATTTCATGGAATGGTGATCCTTTTGAAGCAGAATTGGATATTGTAGCTTTATATGAAACGAAGGCAAACCCTGCCCAATTATTAGAAAACATACAAGGAAACCGAAAAATACCAATAGATTTATATACAAAAATAACAGGGGGATTATTTAGTTCGAAGCAAGATTTTGATATAAAAATTCCAAATGCAAATTCAACAATAGCATCGGAGCTAGAGTTTAAATTAAATGATAATGATAAGAATTCTAAAATGCGCCAGTTCTTTTCTTTGTTAGCAACAGGAAGTTTTTTTAGTGAAGATAACTTAGGAGTAAACGCTTCTTCTGCATTGGCAGGTACTACTTCTGATTTAATTTCGAATATTTTGTCTGATGTATTGAATAGTAAAGACGCTAAATTTAAATTAGGCGTAGATTATACACAAGGAGATAGAAGTGAGATAGAAAGCTTAAATACAGATAATCAGGTTGATGTGTCAGTAACCACTCAGTTGAGTGATCGTGTTATTGTGAATGGAAAGGTAGGGGTTCCTGTAGGAGCTAATACGCAAACAAGTGTTGTAGGAGAAGTAAAGGTAGAGGTATTGCTAAATGAACAGGGTAATTTTAGGGGCACTGTATTTAATAGGCAAAATGACATACAGTACTCAACTGAAGAAGAAGGATATACGCAGGGGGTTGGTTTGTCTTATGAGGTGAATTTTAATAATTTGTCTGAATTGGCAAAAAAGATAGGTTTAAAAAAACAAGAACTTCTTAAAAAGAAAGATAGTTTGCTTAAAAAAAGAGCTAGACTAATTCATTTTAGAAATAAAAAAGCGGTTGTTAAATAG
- a CDS encoding DUF368 domain-containing protein gives MSRTIKDYIVIGLKGMAMGSADVVPGVSGGTIAFISGIYEELLTSISAINIKLFKTLKKEGFKVAWNQLNGNFLMALLIGVFTSVVSLAKLIKWLLENKPVLLWSFFFGLVLASVIYIAKQIKKWSFIAVLILILGTTIAYYITTLSPLVSENSSSLFLFLAGALAICAMILPGISGAFILVLLGAYKPILEAVGNRNLGVIATVGSGAVIGLLTFSRVLKWLFANYKDYTLAGLTGFIIGSLNKIWPWKETLTWRTNSHGVEVPLKQQSISPFVYEGDHQLQFAIILAGIGFALILILERLAVEKK, from the coding sequence ATGAGTAGAACAATAAAAGATTATATAGTTATAGGTTTAAAAGGAATGGCAATGGGATCTGCAGACGTAGTGCCGGGGGTATCAGGAGGAACTATAGCTTTTATTTCTGGTATCTATGAAGAGTTACTAACGAGTATTAGTGCTATTAACATTAAACTGTTTAAAACATTAAAAAAGGAAGGATTTAAAGTTGCTTGGAATCAGTTAAATGGCAACTTTTTGATGGCGCTTTTGATAGGTGTTTTTACCAGTGTTGTTTCATTGGCTAAACTGATTAAATGGTTATTAGAAAATAAACCTGTTTTATTATGGTCTTTCTTTTTTGGATTGGTGCTAGCAAGCGTTATTTATATAGCGAAACAGATTAAGAAATGGAGTTTTATAGCGGTTCTTATTCTTATTTTAGGAACAACCATAGCATATTATATAACTACGTTAAGCCCCCTAGTTTCAGAAAATTCGTCTTCTTTATTCTTGTTTTTAGCAGGGGCATTGGCAATTTGCGCAATGATTTTACCAGGTATTTCAGGGGCTTTCATTTTAGTATTATTAGGGGCTTACAAACCTATATTAGAGGCAGTGGGGAATAGAAATTTAGGGGTAATTGCCACGGTAGGAAGTGGTGCTGTTATAGGATTATTAACTTTTTCAAGAGTACTAAAGTGGCTGTTTGCAAATTATAAGGATTATACATTGGCAGGGTTAACAGGCTTTATTATAGGGTCATTAAATAAAATTTGGCCATGGAAAGAAACCTTAACATGGAGAACGAATTCTCATGGGGTGGAAGTTCCTTTAAAACAACAAAGTATTTCTCCTTTTGTATATGAAGGAGATCACCAATTGCAGTTTGCTATCATCTTGGCAGGGATAGGTTTTGCGCTGATTTTAATTTTAGAAAGATTAGCTGTTGAAAAAAAGTAA
- a CDS encoding DUF368 domain-containing protein translates to MKKERTLLQKIGLFLKGLAMGAANKVPGVSGGTVSFVLGFYEELIYSFQKINGKALKLLFNGRFQSFFRYTNAQFLILVMLGSTFSYFSISLVLDYFIKHYELYVWSWFFGMIIGSVYYISKDFGTWSFKNSFALAMGVLIGVGISLMTPAKENDNLWFVFICGIIGVSGMTLPGLSGSFILILLGNYVLLLVDSVNVLSGVITDLISGNFEVLKDGIKVRYLKIIAVFTIGSAFGLVSISHVLGYVLKRWHKVVTALIIGFITGSLGIVWPWKKTIYKEENGTILLDKKGNAVIENYQRFIPDLNHEETWIAIVFIFIGIGVILGIEFYGRKQKK, encoded by the coding sequence ATGAAAAAAGAACGAACTCTTCTGCAAAAGATAGGTCTATTTCTTAAAGGTTTAGCTATGGGAGCTGCAAATAAAGTTCCTGGTGTATCAGGTGGCACTGTTTCTTTTGTACTTGGTTTTTATGAAGAACTCATATATTCTTTCCAAAAAATAAACGGGAAGGCATTGAAATTACTTTTTAATGGGAGATTTCAAAGTTTTTTTAGATATACTAACGCCCAATTTTTAATATTAGTGATGCTAGGGAGCACGTTTAGCTATTTCAGTATATCATTAGTACTAGATTATTTTATTAAACATTACGAATTGTATGTTTGGTCTTGGTTTTTTGGTATGATAATAGGTTCCGTGTACTATATTTCAAAAGATTTTGGGACGTGGAGTTTTAAAAACAGTTTTGCATTGGCGATGGGAGTGCTGATAGGAGTGGGGATTAGTTTGATGACGCCAGCGAAAGAAAATGATAATCTATGGTTTGTTTTTATTTGTGGAATTATTGGAGTTTCAGGAATGACACTTCCTGGCCTTTCAGGGTCATTTATACTTATATTATTAGGAAATTATGTGTTGCTTTTGGTAGATAGTGTAAATGTTTTGTCAGGAGTCATAACAGATTTAATTTCAGGGAATTTTGAAGTTTTAAAGGATGGGATTAAAGTAAGATATTTAAAAATAATAGCAGTGTTTACAATAGGTTCGGCTTTTGGTTTGGTATCGATATCTCATGTGTTGGGGTATGTTTTAAAAAGATGGCATAAAGTAGTAACGGCCTTAATAATAGGTTTTATCACAGGATCATTAGGTATTGTTTGGCCATGGAAAAAAACCATTTATAAAGAAGAAAATGGAACGATATTGCTAGATAAGAAAGGAAATGCTGTTATAGAAAATTATCAACGATTTATACCAGATTTAAATCATGAAGAAACATGGATTGCAATCGTATTTATATTCATAGGTATTGGAGTTATTTTAGGAATTGAATTTTATGGAAGAAAACAAAAAAAATAG
- a CDS encoding shikimate dehydrogenase family protein: MEENKKNSQLFGLLGKNISYSFSRGYFTEKFRKEGLKNHKYVNFDIAEITSFLEVVEKHKKDLVGMNVTIPYKLEIFNYLDKIDKEALKVGAVNTIKISKKGKLKGYNTDVYGFEKSLKPLLQKQHDSALILGTGGAAKAIAYVLNKLNVKYKFVSRNPKKKKEIHYTDITEKKLKKYTLIINCTPLGTYPKVEEKPNIPYEFLTRDHLLYDLIYNPKETAFLSSGKERGAVIKNGLEMLELQAEKAWEIWNK; encoded by the coding sequence ATGGAAGAAAACAAAAAAAATAGCCAGCTTTTTGGATTGCTAGGGAAAAATATATCCTACTCTTTTTCTAGAGGATATTTTACAGAAAAGTTTCGAAAGGAAGGGTTGAAAAATCATAAATATGTGAATTTTGATATTGCTGAAATAACTAGTTTTCTAGAAGTGGTAGAAAAGCATAAGAAAGATTTAGTAGGAATGAATGTAACCATTCCTTATAAATTGGAAATCTTTAATTATTTAGATAAAATAGATAAAGAAGCCTTAAAAGTAGGAGCGGTTAATACAATAAAAATCTCAAAAAAAGGGAAATTAAAAGGATATAATACGGATGTATATGGTTTTGAGAAATCTTTAAAACCATTGCTTCAAAAACAACATGATAGCGCATTGATATTAGGAACGGGAGGAGCTGCAAAAGCAATTGCCTATGTATTGAATAAATTGAATGTAAAATATAAATTTGTATCAAGAAATCCTAAAAAAAAGAAAGAGATACATTACACAGATATAACAGAAAAGAAATTAAAGAAATATACACTTATTATAAATTGTACTCCGCTAGGTACTTACCCTAAGGTAGAAGAAAAACCTAATATTCCGTATGAGTTTTTAACGAGAGATCATTTATTGTATGATTTAATATATAATCCAAAAGAAACCGCTTTTTTAAGTAGTGGGAAGGAGAGAGGAGCGGTAATAAAAAATGGATTAGAGATGTTGGAATTACAAGCAGAGAAAGCTTGGGAGATTTGGAATAAGTAA
- a CDS encoding DUF349 domain-containing protein, whose translation MLENSENSMKESVNELTGTSEIVNETTKAVEAIEEQVAEEAEKADEKHAIPMNDYASMNLEKLTEELEKLLKNHPIQQLKVNVDAIKNEFNSKFGALLAEKKEAFLEAGGNSIDFYFSSPIKTAYNKLLGEYKAKKDAYYGALEKQLKDNLEKRNQVIEDLKELIASANANTMYNDFKELEKKWKTIGAVPRTKYNDTWKIYHHHVERFYDFLHLNKDFRELDFKHNLEEKLKLIDRAEGLNIKEDINEAFKELQELHRLWKEEIGPVSKEHREDIWERFSAATKKIHDKRHEHFRLMKSKHQEIIDKKLAIVEEIRNYDTSDNKTHSDWQKSIVIIEALRKKYFDAGKLPYAKSEAVWQKFKEATKKFNHAKNIFYKEEKGAQNDNLNKKMALVELAESLKESEDWEEATNTMKKIQADWKKIGHVPRKFSDDVWKRFKGACNYYFDRLHDRKNELNKEQQLVVDTKKEFLEKLEAEKEASLDAIKEAITNWRNLGSLPRNARHIEGKFNKQIDMMLEGLNLDKEEIAMLKFKNVVESYLAQEDYKKLDAEQFFVRKKIDETIREMQQLENNLSFISNAKADNPLVMNVRSEINKFKEELDVWKLKLKYLKKLDY comes from the coding sequence ATGTTAGAAAATAGCGAAAACAGTATGAAAGAATCTGTAAATGAGTTAACTGGAACGAGTGAAATTGTAAACGAAACAACAAAAGCGGTAGAAGCTATAGAAGAGCAAGTTGCTGAGGAAGCTGAGAAAGCAGATGAAAAGCACGCTATTCCAATGAATGACTATGCTTCTATGAATTTGGAAAAATTAACGGAAGAGTTAGAGAAATTATTGAAGAATCACCCAATTCAGCAACTAAAAGTAAATGTAGATGCTATTAAAAATGAATTTAATAGCAAGTTTGGAGCATTATTAGCTGAGAAAAAAGAAGCTTTTTTAGAAGCAGGAGGAAATTCGATAGATTTTTATTTTTCAAGTCCTATAAAAACAGCTTATAATAAGTTATTAGGAGAGTATAAAGCTAAAAAAGACGCATACTATGGTGCTTTGGAAAAACAGTTGAAAGATAACTTGGAAAAAAGAAATCAAGTTATTGAAGATTTAAAAGAGTTAATCGCATCAGCAAATGCTAATACGATGTATAATGATTTTAAAGAACTAGAAAAAAAATGGAAAACTATTGGAGCAGTACCGAGAACGAAGTATAATGATACTTGGAAAATTTACCATCACCATGTAGAGCGTTTCTATGATTTCTTGCACTTGAATAAAGACTTTAGAGAATTAGATTTTAAACATAATTTAGAAGAGAAGCTAAAGTTAATAGATAGAGCAGAAGGTTTAAATATAAAAGAAGATATTAATGAAGCTTTTAAAGAATTACAAGAATTGCACCGTCTTTGGAAAGAAGAAATAGGGCCTGTTAGTAAAGAACATAGAGAAGATATCTGGGAAAGATTTAGCGCAGCAACGAAGAAAATCCACGATAAGCGTCATGAGCATTTCCGTTTAATGAAAAGCAAGCATCAAGAAATCATTGATAAGAAATTGGCAATTGTAGAAGAAATAAGAAACTACGATACTTCTGATAATAAGACTCACAGTGATTGGCAAAAGAGTATCGTAATCATTGAAGCTTTGCGTAAAAAATATTTTGATGCAGGAAAGCTACCTTATGCTAAAAGTGAAGCTGTTTGGCAAAAATTTAAAGAAGCTACTAAAAAATTTAACCACGCAAAAAATATTTTCTATAAAGAAGAAAAAGGTGCTCAAAATGACAATTTGAACAAAAAAATGGCGTTAGTTGAGTTAGCAGAGAGTTTAAAGGAAAGTGAAGATTGGGAAGAAGCAACGAATACCATGAAGAAAATTCAAGCAGATTGGAAAAAAATAGGACATGTTCCTAGGAAATTTTCTGATGATGTTTGGAAACGCTTTAAAGGAGCTTGTAACTATTATTTTGATAGATTGCATGATCGTAAGAATGAATTGAATAAAGAGCAGCAACTAGTTGTAGATACCAAGAAAGAGTTTTTAGAAAAGTTAGAAGCAGAGAAAGAGGCTAGTTTGGATGCTATTAAGGAGGCTATAACCAATTGGAGGAACTTGGGAAGTCTTCCGAGAAATGCGCGTCATATTGAAGGAAAATTTAATAAGCAGATTGATATGATGTTGGAAGGATTAAATCTTGATAAAGAAGAGATCGCAATGTTGAAGTTTAAAAACGTTGTAGAAAGCTATCTTGCCCAAGAGGATTATAAAAAATTAGATGCAGAGCAATTTTTTGTAAGGAAAAAGATAGACGAAACCATAAGAGAAATGCAGCAATTAGAAAATAATCTAAGTTTCATATCCAATGCAAAGGCAGATAATCCATTAGTAATGAATGTTCGTTCAGAAATTAATAAATTTAAAGAAGAATTGGATGTTTGGAAGTTAAAATTAAAATATCTAAAAAAGTTAGATTACTAG
- a CDS encoding zinc ribbon domain-containing protein translates to MAKKKEVSVEEKLRALYDLQLIDSRIDEIRNVRGELPLEVEDLEDEVAGLNTRISNLNEDVTNLESEINDKKLAIEESKALTKKYEEQQKSVRNNREFDSLTKEIEYQGLEIQLAEKRIKEYKVKIEQKNETISATKEKLTRQENHLAHKKSELDAILKETEKEEKLLHEKSKEFSLSIDDHLLTAYSRIRKKVKNGLAVVSIERGASGGSFFTIPPQVQLEIANRKKITIDEHSGRILIDAALAAEEKEKIDNLFN, encoded by the coding sequence ATGGCAAAAAAGAAAGAAGTATCGGTAGAAGAAAAGTTAAGAGCGTTGTACGACTTGCAATTGATCGATTCTAGAATTGATGAGATTAGAAATGTACGTGGCGAATTGCCATTAGAAGTTGAAGATTTAGAAGATGAAGTTGCCGGATTAAATACCAGAATTTCTAATTTAAACGAAGATGTTACTAATTTAGAATCAGAAATTAATGACAAAAAGTTAGCAATCGAAGAGTCTAAAGCACTCACTAAGAAATATGAAGAGCAACAAAAGTCTGTTCGTAATAATCGTGAATTTGACTCCTTAACAAAAGAAATAGAATACCAAGGTTTAGAAATTCAGCTTGCTGAGAAAAGAATTAAAGAATATAAAGTTAAAATAGAGCAGAAAAACGAAACTATTTCTGCTACCAAAGAAAAGCTAACTAGACAAGAAAACCATTTGGCTCATAAAAAATCTGAGCTTGATGCAATTTTAAAAGAAACAGAAAAAGAGGAAAAATTATTACACGAAAAATCGAAGGAATTTTCTTTATCCATTGATGATCATTTATTAACTGCTTATTCTAGAATTCGTAAAAAAGTTAAAAATGGTTTAGCTGTTGTTTCTATAGAACGAGGTGCTTCTGGTGGTTCTTTTTTTACAATACCTCCGCAAGTACAACTAGAAATAGCTAATCGTAAAAAAATAACAATTGATGAGCATAGTGGACGTATTTTAATTGACGCTGCTTTAGCTGCTGAAGAAAAAGAGAAAATCGACAACTTATTTAATTAA
- a CDS encoding Nif3-like dinuclear metal center hexameric protein has protein sequence MTIKDITSYIEELAPLAYAEDFDNVGLLVGNYQTKVTGILVTLDTLEKTIDEAIANNCNLIVSFHPIIFSGLKKLNGNNYVERVVLKAIQNNIAIYATHTALDNSNNGVSAKMGEVLGLQNLKVLLPKKGLIKKLTTYVPPTEANHLRKALFEAGAGTIGNYSNCSFNVEGKGSYKGNDNSNPVKGEKGVYVFEEESCISVTFNSYLEQKILKALFNVHPYEEVAYEIITLNNYNQNVGMGMIGELPEEMKEADFLPFVKKTMNTNCIRHSQLLQKPIKKVALLGGSGSFAIDNAIRSGADAYISADFKYHEFFKAEKKILLADIGHYESEQFTKNLLVEYLTKKFTNFAIILSEESTNPIYYI, from the coding sequence ATGACCATAAAAGATATCACTTCTTATATAGAAGAACTTGCGCCACTCGCTTATGCTGAAGATTTTGATAATGTTGGATTGCTTGTAGGAAATTACCAAACCAAAGTAACAGGAATTCTGGTTACTCTAGATACCCTTGAAAAAACAATAGATGAGGCCATCGCTAATAATTGTAATTTAATTGTCAGCTTTCATCCTATTATTTTTAGTGGGTTAAAAAAACTTAATGGAAATAACTATGTTGAGCGTGTTGTTTTAAAAGCTATTCAAAATAATATTGCTATATATGCCACTCACACTGCATTAGATAACTCAAACAATGGCGTTTCTGCAAAAATGGGAGAAGTATTAGGACTACAGAATTTAAAGGTGTTACTCCCTAAAAAAGGACTCATAAAAAAGCTAACTACTTACGTTCCTCCCACTGAAGCTAATCATCTTAGAAAAGCTTTATTTGAAGCAGGAGCTGGAACTATAGGTAATTACAGTAATTGTAGTTTTAATGTAGAAGGAAAAGGCAGCTATAAAGGGAATGACAATTCAAACCCTGTAAAAGGAGAAAAAGGGGTGTATGTGTTTGAAGAAGAAAGTTGTATTTCTGTTACCTTTAATAGTTATCTAGAACAAAAAATACTAAAAGCACTTTTTAACGTTCACCCTTATGAAGAAGTCGCTTATGAAATAATTACTCTGAACAACTACAACCAAAATGTTGGCATGGGAATGATTGGAGAGTTGCCTGAAGAAATGAAAGAGGCAGATTTTCTTCCATTTGTAAAAAAAACAATGAATACCAACTGCATTCGTCATTCGCAACTTCTTCAGAAACCTATAAAAAAGGTAGCATTGCTTGGCGGCTCTGGTAGTTTTGCGATTGACAACGCTATCCGTTCAGGAGCAGATGCTTATATTAGTGCTGATTTTAAATATCACGAATTTTTCAAGGCAGAAAAAAAGATTTTATTAGCAGATATTGGCCATTATGAAAGTGAACAATTTACAAAAAACCTTTTAGTTGAGTATCTTACAAAAAAATTCACTAATTTTGCCATCATTTTATCAGAAGAAAGCACAAATCCAATTTATTATATATAA